AGATTTCacatacatgttattatagtCCGTAACAACGAATGTCTGTACACCATCTACAACCAGGACTATCACATCAAGTAGAAGAGGGTCCGTGTCCTCAAAAAACGCCCTAACATCTATCGTGTCAACCAGTACTAGAGATGGTAGATTTTGTCCCTGATCTAGGTATGTGATGTCAATCTTCCCCAAACGCAGGTTATCAAGGGCCTTCAGAACCTCGTCAGTGTCTACTGTAAAGGTGATGTCATCTATTCTCCTGGTGTCTGCTGCCTCTGTATCCCTGACATCCTCCATCTCTAAAGCTCCAGACTCCCAGACCTGATACGCGTCATACAGGTCCATCCCACAGTCGGATGCCAAGGCCTGGTCCATGAACTCATAATGTTGTCTGTACATCTGCATCTTGATCTCTTCTTGTATAATATCAGCCTTAAGTTGtcgtgtctgtttgtctgtaataTCTTTGACTTCCTTTATCAGCtgtttttctttgtgtttgaTGTTGGCGATGACTCTCTTAACAGCAGATttgatgtgaccttttagaGTTGCTTTACTTTTCTCCATTCCTCTCATTTTCTTGCGTGCTTTTTTAACCAGCGTTTGTTTTCTGTCTATTTTCTTTGACAATACATGCACGCTCTTTCTCAGATGGAACTTTATGGTTGGCTTCAGTGACTCCATGGTAACAACAGACTCACATTTCCTGTGGTAAATAATGCAGCATGTAGGACAAGCGACTTTATCACAATCTTTACATACGAACTTTATGATCTCCCCCTTGTGTTCCCGACATACAACCATGCGTCTTCTCTTGGCCCCTTCCTCTCCTGAAAGGTCAGATATTTCATGGTCATGTGATGCTGGACTGGCATGATGCATCTTGACACATCTCTCGCAGAGGATTACATCACACTCAGAACACCAAAAGGTTcctggagttatctcccctaactTCTCACACACCCAGCAAAACCAATCAGTACCTGAAAGTGGATACATATTTGGTATGATATATTCATAAGCCTGCACAATCGACTTTGTTTTCAGTCTAGATATTCCTgatggatgtggaaagggttttgtcgcttctctTAAGTTGAGATTGACAAGTCTAGGTACAATGATGACTATTTTAAGGCATAGATAGAGTGATATCCTTACGATCCCCTAACAGCGGATACCCTGAAGATATACAAGTATTCCTTACAAGTTGTACCATTTGTCTATTTTAGACAAATTACATGTACATCTATTTCCAAGGGCTTTGTGTCCTTATCACACAATTCACACACGTGAGTGATAATAACCTGTATGCCAATCAATATTCAAAAAGGCTGTCGCACCTTCAGTACTTTAGGGGTTTTACATTACACACTATGTTAGCATTAGGTGAATACATAATATTCAGTATATCAGTTAAATTTGCAAAGGCTGTCGCACCTTCAGTGCTTTAGGGGTTTTACATTACACACTAAGTTAGCATTAGGTGAATACATAATAATCAGTATGTCAGTTAAATTTGCAAAGGTTGTCACACCTTCAGTACTTTAGGGGTTTTACATTACACACTAAGTTAGCATTAGGTTACTACATAATAATCAGTATGTCAGTTAAATTTGCAAAGGTTGTCACACCTTCAGTGCTTTAGGGGTTTTACATTACACACTAGGTTAGCATTAGGTTACTACATAATAATCAGTATGTCAGTTAAATTTGCAAAGGTTGTCACACCTTCAGTGCTTTAGGGGTTTTACATTACACACTAAGTTAGCATTAGGTGAATACATAACAATCAGTATGTCAGTTAAATTTGCAAAGGTTGTCGCACCTTCAGTACTTTAGGGGTTTTACATTACACACTATGTTAGCATTAGGTTACTACATAATAATCAGTATGTCAG
The nucleotide sequence above comes from Haliotis asinina isolate JCU_RB_2024 chromosome 5, JCU_Hal_asi_v2, whole genome shotgun sequence. Encoded proteins:
- the LOC137283625 gene encoding tripartite motif-containing protein 2-like produces the protein MATSREEKVTEFLTCVICKDLYTDPCTLSCDHTFCRKCVSSYIQARPDAVQSKTIPCPCCRQDTKVPDPTRPVEDWAGQIKVSIIIQGLIDTQKPSASSAGTDWFCWVCEKLGEITPGTFWCSECDVILCERCVKMHHASPASHDHEISDLSGEEGAKRRRMVVCREHKGEIIKFVCKDCDKVACPTCCIIYHRKCESVVTMESLKPTIKFHLRKSVHVLSKKIDRKQTLVKKARKKMRGMEKSKATLKGHIKSAVKRVIANIKHKEKQLIKEVKDITDKQTRQLKADIIQEEIKMQMYRQHYEFMDQALASDCGMDLYDAYQVWESGALEMEDVRDTEAADTRRIDDITFTVDTDEVLKALDNLRLGKIDITYLDQGQNLPSLVLVDTIDVRAFFEDTDPLLLDVIVLVVDGVQTFVVTDYNNMYVKSFFTRHSCLMLPLGNSPYGMTQLNEKQVMVAVPESRQIVTVEVTPVPVLLSTITTCTGYYNLAVLNPSSLAAGTRNCVDILDMAGHVLRSVTTYNDDQLFTYPWYMCVNNKGNILVSDYWKKSVTCLTSEGDVVWRYIPTGDRTLINPRGITTTSTGDLLLVDRDKVVQLTESGEFVRDYRDIFGYLRGLYVDRHGTMYVCDQTQILEFQFM